The region CAGATGCCAGCATATTAGCGGCAGGTAAAAGTACAAATGAAGCCAGTACCGCACACGTCATGACAAATTTTGTTCGTGCTTTAGGGCTTGAGCTGTATCTATAAGGGGTTTCAATAAAGCGATAAAGCGCGTATCCCAAGGCAATGGATGCGAAGCATAGGGCGGATTTTTCGGTTGTGACGAGATCGCGCATCAGCCAGTATTTTGTAAATACGAAAATAGGCCAATGTACTAAATACACCGAATAGCTGATTAGCCCAATGAACACTATGGGCTTGCTTCCTATCAAAGATCCAGTAAGTGGCGCAGACTGGCATGAGAAAATTACTAATGCTGCGCCAATGCACGGGAGTAACGCATTGTATGAGGGAAATAATGTGTTTTGATCAAAGAATATTGCAGAATATATTATTAGGGCTACACCGCTTGCCAGCGCCGCCTCGTAGAGCCATCTATTGAAATTTGGTGCCCGCAAGAAGACTAGCATCCCGCCGATGCTAAATTCGAATAATCGCATTGGGGAGAAAAAATACAGGGTCGCTGCCCCGTCGGACAACCAATTAGTAATAATCTTACCGAAGGGCTTAGTAAGAGCGCTTCGCCCATCGCTGAAAGAAAAGTTTAGTGCAAGGCTGATTGCGAATATAGCGCACAGTAGAAACAGGGCGCGATGCTTTTTGCCGGATTTCATGGCCACGATTAAGGCAGTAGGCCAAAATAAGTAAAACTGCTCTTCAATGCTTAGTGACCATGTGTGAAGAAGTGGTTTGAAATCGGATGATGTGTTGAAGTACCCACTTTCACTTAGGAAAAAGAAATTTGATAAGGATAGGGTTGAAAAGATGGCTTCGGCCCCAAACCTTCTAAGGTGTTGTGGTGTAAAAAAAATAACCGCTAATACTAAAGTTATTGAAACTGTAGTTAGTAGTGCGGGGAGTAATCGCTGGGCTCGTTTGTAGTAGAAGTTTCTGAAGTTGAATTCTCCAGAGTTTTCGTACTCTCTAACGATTAATCGAGTAATTAGAAATCCGCTGATAACAAAAAATACATCTACCCCCACGTATCCGCCGCTAAAGGTGGAGAAACCGGCGTGGAAGAATAGTACAAGTAATACCGCAACTGCTCTAAGCCCGTCTATACCCGGTAAATATTGTTCTTTGCTCACTTAACAGTTATTTCCAATGTTGTGTTCAGATGTATCGAGTGCCTGAGCTCTCGAGAAGCCGATAATCATACCTGATGGCCATAAGTCACAGCCATACGATAGTAGAAGAGCGAGCGCGCTAATCTCGAGTCGGCGACGGATGACAATTGACAAAACCGCGCCATTGCGCGGGCATTTTTTGCCTGGAGAAAAGTGAATGCGTACATCGCAACGAGGCCTGAGCCTCATCAAGTCCTTCGAAGGCCTGCGGCTGCTCGCGTATCGGGATGTCGTCGGCGTTTGGACCATCGGCTATGGCGCCACTCGAGGAGTGAAGGCCGGCATGTCGATCACCAAAGAGCAGGCCGAGCTGATGCTACTCAACAACGTGCAGCGCTTCGAAGCGGAAGTCGAGTACCTGGTGAAGGTGCCGGTGACTGGTAACCAGGGAGATGCCTTTGTCAGCTTCACCTACAACCTCGGTGCGGCCAATCTCGAGTCGTCGACGCTGCTGCGCAGGCTCAACGCCGGCGACTATGCGGGAGCCGCCGAGCAGTTTCCGCGCCGGACAAGGCGGGTGGCAAGGTGCTGCCAGATCGCGTCCGGCGCCGGGAAGCTGAGCGCGTGCTGTTTCTGGAGGCGGCGTGATCAGCGCCCGAACCATTGGTGCCGCGGCAGCCCTGGCGCTGGTACTCGCCGCCTTCTGGGGCACCTAACAGCATGGTCGCAAGCACGGCGTTACTCGTCACGGCCTTCGAGCATGGTTCGTTTGAGCATTACATAGACTGCACCGGTGCCGCCATGGCGGGCCTGGCACGAGGTAAAACCCAGTACCTGCGGGTGTTGGCGCAGCCAGGTGTTGACGTGGCTCTTGATCATCGGCTTCTTGCCATCCAGGCGTACCGCCTTGCCGTGGGTGACCCGCACACAACGTACTTCGAAGCGGGTCGCCTCGGCGAGAAACGCCCAGAGGGTTTCACGGGCTTTTTCCACGTTCATGCCATGCAGGTCGAGGCTGCCTTCGAAGCCTATCTGACCGGCCTTGAGCTTGCGCATCTGGCTTTCCTGAACGCCATCACGGCTCCAGTGCAGGTCGTCTTCGGGGCCGACGTCGATGACAAACTGATCCGACAGGCCGTCGACTACACCCTGGTTGCTGCGCACGGTGGCAGCCTGGCGCAGGCCCGCCAACTGCTTGCGATCAGCCTTGGGTTTACCGACTTCGGCGCGATCATGCTTGATCGGCTTGACGCCGCGCATCTCGCTTTTGAACAGGGAAAAATCGTCGTCTTGCATGTAAGCCTCCGCCTGGGCGGCGCAGTTTACGCGACTCTTCCTCAGGTTGCAGTCAATCGTGTTTCTTCATCAGGTGGGGCGACAAGTTCAGTTCGCGGCTGCGGCGCAGGCGCAGACGGCTGCGTCGCCAGAACAACA is a window of Pseudomonas sp. DG56-2 DNA encoding:
- a CDS encoding Smr/MutS family protein → MQDDDFSLFKSEMRGVKPIKHDRAEVGKPKADRKQLAGLRQAATVRSNQGVVDGLSDQFVIDVGPEDDLHWSRDGVQESQMRKLKAGQIGFEGSLDLHGMNVEKARETLWAFLAEATRFEVRCVRVTHGKAVRLDGKKPMIKSHVNTWLRQHPQVLGFTSCQARHGGTGAVYVMLKRTMLEGRDE
- a CDS encoding lysozyme translates to MRTSQRGLSLIKSFEGLRLLAYRDVVGVWTIGYGATRGVKAGMSITKEQAELMLLNNVQRFEAEVEYLVKVPVTGNQGDAFVSFTYNLGAANLESSTLLRRLNAGDYAGAAEQFPRRTRRVARCCQIASGAGKLSACCFWRRRDQRPNHWCRGSPGAGTRRLLGHLTAWSQARRYSSRPSSMVRLSIT
- a CDS encoding acyltransferase family protein, whose translation is MSKEQYLPGIDGLRAVAVLLVLFFHAGFSTFSGGYVGVDVFFVISGFLITRLIVREYENSGEFNFRNFYYKRAQRLLPALLTTVSITLVLAVIFFTPQHLRRFGAEAIFSTLSLSNFFFLSESGYFNTSSDFKPLLHTWSLSIEEQFYLFWPTALIVAMKSGKKHRALFLLCAIFAISLALNFSFSDGRSALTKPFGKIITNWLSDGAATLYFFSPMRLFEFSIGGMLVFLRAPNFNRWLYEAALASGVALIIYSAIFFDQNTLFPSYNALLPCIGAALVIFSCQSAPLTGSLIGSKPIVFIGLISYSVYLVHWPIFVFTKYWLMRDLVTTEKSALCFASIALGYALYRFIETPYRYSSSPKARTKFVMTCAVLASFVLLPAANMLASDGWKWRVKPTGIAMEEQLANSKQFHIDQYGGAGYPYKGWIHKNNLEKADIILIGDSHARHYAKGLDEVIGKPLNKNIYISSISCILLPDLTRTTPGFDWNKNCQHYLNDAIKVIKESPANSLVIISHNWLFQLYNAGLISTNEKLKFKNQAEAYHFASDKIKELSSKLTDRKILVIGDIPGSGVNDLIGCFSRPYFFRKDCNTITSVDQRSIKSAIGNSIMANDLNGIKNLTYVSPQGILCKNGKCKSIINGSVMYSDGEHLSKAGSIVVIQALFKKISNELNRDITLKNYNSDDIGFAL